The Armatimonadota bacterium DNA window CGTTGGACCTGGTTTGGGGGGCTGACATTCGAATGCTCGAACTGCTCGGACTCATGAAGAGGATTTTTGGCGGTAGGCACCTGTCGCATCCGAAGATCAGCACCGAACGATGTTCCGAGGTGACGCTGAACTCAGACACGCCACTGCCGTTCCACATCGATGGCGACGTTGCTGGCACGCTGCCGGTGACGTTCAAGGTTCACAGGAAGGCGCTGAAGATTATCGTCCCTGAGGGAAAGTGACTGCTGGTCAAGACTTTCTCGTCCCGGGTTTGGTGATCGGGATCTTCGCCAGCCACTCCGGCACTTCGTCGGGTGCCCAGGACTCTGCGTCTACGCTGTAGGCGGCGTGAAAGAGGGCGCCGAAGTCGGCCGGGTTTTGAGAGCGGTCGATCAACACGCCAACGCCCACGACGGTACCCCCGGCTTGCTCAACTGCGGCAATTGTCTCTCTGACTGAAAGCCCGGTGGTGAGCACGTCGTCTACGACCAGCACCTTGGCACCCGACGGTATGGACTGGCCGCGGCGCAAGGTCTTAGTGCCGTTCACATCCTCCACGTAGATCGCAGGCAGGTCCATTTGGCGCGCAACTTCGAAAGCGATGATGATGCCTCCCGTCGTCGGACCAGCGACAAATTCAATGCTCGCATTAGAAAACTCTTGGGCGATTTCCGCACACAGCGCAGAAAGAACTTTGGGTTGAGTGAGGATCCGAAACTTCTCAAAATACACGTCGCTGTGCCTGCCGGACGACAGCAGGAAGTGCCCCTTCAGTACAGCCCCCGAATCCTCGAGCATCTGTCCTAGGTCATCCTTGGATTCTGCGTTGCGAGAGCTATTTCGCAACCGGCGTCTCCTCGTCCACCTGACGATTGCGGCGGTAGAACGCAGCCATGAATCCGCCTATCAGCATGACAGCGACGCCGAGCCAGACGAACATGGTCATGGGCTTGAAGAACACGAGCAATGGATACGCCGCCTCCGTGAACTCCAGATGTATCGTCGCGTCCTTTGTTTCAACGTTGAGGGCATCGAGGTACACCCAGTAGTTATCGCTGAGCTTGGCGCGTATCTGCTGCGATACCCCGTCCTCCATTACAATGATCAGTTCGATCACTCCATCGAATTCAGCAAGAGCATCCGATATTTCGAATCTAGCGAAAAAGACGGTATTTGGAAACTCGCCTACTACATCATGGCCCAAGTATTTGAACAGGAAACGACTTTGGAACAGCTTCTCTTGCCCCAGTTCGAAGGAGATCGGGTCGGTTGCGACAAAGGTCAGCGGCTGGATGGTGAAATACAGATCGTAAAGCGGCATTCGCTGGATGTGCGGCCAGACGATGGCGTCCGGCACACCGTCGTGCTCGCCCTCATGCACCTTGTAGTACAGGCCGGGCCAGGCCGTAAACTGCGAGTTGCTTCGCTCTGCACTGATCTCAATCTTGTTGTCGCGATGGTCTAGTTGCTTCGTCGGTCCGACTAGGTTCAGCGTGTAACCGAACGTTTCCTCTGGCTCGAACGCCGTCAAGATCACAGTCTCTTGCTGCTCGAAGCCGCGAGAGAACACGAGGCCGAATATCAGTAGCGCCACCCCGATGTGCGCGATCATCCCGCCGATCGAAGGCCGGGCGTTCTTCCACAGCTCAGCGATTCGCCACGCCGCAGATATTGCGGTAAAGATACAAAGCCAGCCCAAGAACAGAATCCACGAAACGAGCGGCGCACTGATACCTAGCATATCGAATGCGATCTCGGAATCAGCTGCTGGGGAGTGGAAGTCTCCGAGTTTCATCCATAGCAGAATGCACCCGACGACCCCGATGGAAACCGCGAGAGCGTTCAGAAGTTTGCCGAGCAGAGGCCATACTCCTAACCCGCGCCAGGTGAGATACGGGGCAACCGCCATCGCGATCATCAGCGGCACGAAGAACCACGCGAGCACGTCGTGGTAAAGCCCTTCGTCGACGATCCTTGGCGTCTCACCCGTCAGCGAAAGCACCAACGGCCAGCTCATGCCCAGCGCTATGATCAGGGCGAAGAAGAGCAGAATCCAAGTTCCCGCGCCGTACAAAGTCTCGCGGTTCAGCGGTTCGGCGTCCATCTCCCTGCGCGGTTTGCCCGCAGCGCGAATCGGCTTGTAGTTGATTGCAAGGATGGTCGCAAAGCCGACAATGCTCAGGATGAGCAGCGCGATCAACAGGTTGAGAGCACTGCTGTCCATTTGTGCGAAGCTGTGGACGCTCGTGTCGCCCAAGAACCCTGATCGCGTCATGAACGTGCCGTAGCAGAACAGAAGGAACGGAAGCGCGGCGAAGATTACATTGGCGAACATCCACTTGCCGCGCGATGTCTGCACGAAGAAACCATGTATCAGGACGATGACCGCGATCCACGGGACGAGGCTCGTGTTCTCGACGGGATCCCACATCCAGAATCCGCCCCAGCCCAGCGTCTCATACGCCCAGAAGCCGCCCATGCACAGTCCGACGCCCAAGATCCCCAGGCAAGCGAGCGCCCAGGATCGGACTCCTGGTATCCAGGATGTGAGGTTCCGATGCGCGAGCGCGGCGATCGACCAGGCGAACAGGACCGTCAGGCACGAAAAGCCGAAAAAGATCGTCGGCGGATGTATCACCACCCAGTAGTTCAGCAGCGACGGTACAAGCCCCCTGCCGTCAAAAGGCACGAAGACCTTGCCGTCTAATCCGACGATGTTCCCAAAGTCCAGTAAGTTGAACGGCGACTCGAACGCGATGATTGCTGCCAGCACGGCCAAAATGCCGGCGAACGTAACGCCGAACCACCGTTGGTACTTCCCAGTGCCTCGGATTGCCAGTACGCCGAGAATGGAACTCGTTGTCGCCCAGAGAAGAAAGGATCCTTCCTGCCCGGACCAGACGGCGGCGATCTTGTACTTCAGCTCGTGGTCGATCGCCGAGTGGTTGTAGATGTAAAGGTATTGGAACTGGTCCGCGATGAAAAGGACCATGAGCGAGCCGAACGCCGCCAGAAAGCTCAAACACCCTGCAACGAACAGCCGAGCCGGCCACTTGCTATCGCTGGCATACCAAGGCTTCAGCACCCAGAGCAGGGCGGCGGCGAGCAGGCAAGCCAGCGCGATAAAGATCGAAGCGCGACCGATGATGCCAACCGCCATCGACCAGGCTTCAGGCGACGGAGGAAGTTCTGGGATTTCCGGGTTCACGGGCTGCCCTGTTCGCCCTCATACTTGGACGGACACTTGAGTAGAAGCTTGTGCGCCTCGAACTGATCGCCCTTTAGGCTGCCGATCGCGACCACGCGGTCTGCCTCGCCCATGTTCGACGGCGCAGGACCCCTGTACAGCACGTCGATCGTCGCTCCGTCATCGTCCGTCAAGCGGAAAGTGATGACCTGGCTGCCGCTCCTGATATCGAGCGAACTCTTGTCCAGGTCGCCCGCGAGGTGCAGGTTATTCCCGTTCATTTGCCTGGCCTGGGCGATGGTGACGTACGGGCTCGAGTTCTTGACGAAGGAGAACACCACGGCGCACAGGCCAAGCGCGCTTAGGGCTAGGGCGATCCAAGTGCCAATTTTCATCAGGCTCGAGGTTATTCTACGCCTTTTCTGACTAGTATCTGCGGGATTTTCGGGACGGGCGGTGCAGGAACGATCTTGGCACGGAATTTGTTCTGCTAAGGAGCAACGTTCCGCTTGCATGTGAGAGAATCGGATACAATTCGATTTTACGGAGACTTGAGTTGAAAAGAGCCCTCCCAGCCCTGCGAATAACCCTTCTGGCCGTCGGCCTGTTTACCGTGGCCGTAGGCCAACGCGCCACGCCTGAGCAAAGAGGCTCGCTCCCCGATAGCGAGGAGTACGGCACGATGCACATGCAGAGCAACCTGGGCAGCTTTAAGATCATCCCGGCGACCGACGACCGTGGCAATCCGGACGCAGGTCGGCTCGAGTTTTCGTTCACGGGCACCGTTCTGATCAGCAAGCTCGACGGGAAAGCCACCGTCAGCGAAGGCGTTCGCAAGGAGTTCGACGATTTGGACAGGGTTGTTTTCCATGGGACGGGAAGTATCGTCATCGATGGCAAGTGGCGGGCGGTCCAATGGTTTGGCGGTGACATGGAAGCGGTTTGGTACGGTCGCGGAATCGCGCGCATGGTTGGAGAGTTTGACCGGAATCTCGAGACCGGAAACTACTGGTTCGACGATCCTGTCTCCAAGCAGTCGTGGATGACCCAGATCAGAGAGATTCACTTGCCTCAGAGGCAGTTTGGCAGCAACGTCGTTCCGAAAGACCGGGGCAGTGGCGACGGGTCTGGCTAGGTGCTAGAGTGCACCTTCTGCCACATTCCGGGGGTCGGCGGGCACACCGAGCGAGCGCTTTGGCAGCAAGGCTGCCGCACTTGGCACGACTACCTTGATTCGCCCAGTTCGTACTCTACCGGCGGAACAGCAACAGCTTATTTCACGAGGTCTGTTCAAAAGAGCGCCGACAGTCTAGAGGCTGGCGACTTTGAGTTCTTTTCAAGGGCGCTCGGAACGAAGGAGAGTTGGCGCGCGTGGCCGTCGTTCAGGAATCGCTGCGTTTATCTTGATATAGAGACAGACGGCGGGATGGGCGGCGACGCCATCACGATGGTCGGCTTGTACGACGGCGCAGACTTTCAGTGCCTCGTTCGCGGCGAAGACCTCGACTCGTTTCCCGACGTCATTTC harbors:
- a CDS encoding orotate phosphoribosyltransferase, whose amino-acid sequence is MLEDSGAVLKGHFLLSSGRHSDVYFEKFRILTQPKVLSALCAEIAQEFSNASIEFVAGPTTGGIIIAFEVARQMDLPAIYVEDVNGTKTLRRGQSIPSGAKVLVVDDVLTTGLSVRETIAAVEQAGGTVVGVGVLIDRSQNPADFGALFHAAYSVDAESWAPDEVPEWLAKIPITKPGTRKS
- the ccsA gene encoding cytochrome c biogenesis protein CcsA; translation: MAVGIIGRASIFIALACLLAAALLWVLKPWYASDSKWPARLFVAGCLSFLAAFGSLMVLFIADQFQYLYIYNHSAIDHELKYKIAAVWSGQEGSFLLWATTSSILGVLAIRGTGKYQRWFGVTFAGILAVLAAIIAFESPFNLLDFGNIVGLDGKVFVPFDGRGLVPSLLNYWVVIHPPTIFFGFSCLTVLFAWSIAALAHRNLTSWIPGVRSWALACLGILGVGLCMGGFWAYETLGWGGFWMWDPVENTSLVPWIAVIVLIHGFFVQTSRGKWMFANVIFAALPFLLFCYGTFMTRSGFLGDTSVHSFAQMDSSALNLLIALLILSIVGFATILAINYKPIRAAGKPRREMDAEPLNRETLYGAGTWILLFFALIIALGMSWPLVLSLTGETPRIVDEGLYHDVLAWFFVPLMIAMAVAPYLTWRGLGVWPLLGKLLNALAVSIGVVGCILLWMKLGDFHSPAADSEIAFDMLGISAPLVSWILFLGWLCIFTAISAAWRIAELWKNARPSIGGMIAHIGVALLIFGLVFSRGFEQQETVILTAFEPEETFGYTLNLVGPTKQLDHRDNKIEISAERSNSQFTAWPGLYYKVHEGEHDGVPDAIVWPHIQRMPLYDLYFTIQPLTFVATDPISFELGQEKLFQSRFLFKYLGHDVVGEFPNTVFFARFEISDALAEFDGVIELIIVMEDGVSQQIRAKLSDNYWVYLDALNVETKDATIHLEFTEAAYPLLVFFKPMTMFVWLGVAVMLIGGFMAAFYRRNRQVDEETPVAK
- a CDS encoding ribonuclease H-like domain-containing protein; this translates as MLECTFCHIPGVGGHTERALWQQGCRTWHDYLDSPSSYSTGGTATAYFTRSVQKSADSLEAGDFEFFSRALGTKESWRAWPSFRNRCVYLDIETDGGMGGDAITMVGLYDGADFQCLVRGEDLDSFPDVISRYSMIVTFFGAGFDIPLLRKAFPDVPFDQIHIDLCYTLKRVGYRGGLKKIERQLGIARSGETDGLTGRDAIRLWNEYQSGRDSSLKLLVDYNREDVVNLELLAQIAYDKLQRTLLVDAGLAEVAR
- a CDS encoding cytochrome c maturation protein CcmE — encoded protein: MKIGTWIALALSALGLCAVVFSFVKNSSPYVTIAQARQMNGNNLHLAGDLDKSSLDIRSGSQVITFRLTDDDGATIDVLYRGPAPSNMGEADRVVAIGSLKGDQFEAHKLLLKCPSKYEGEQGSP